A stretch of Dietzia lutea DNA encodes these proteins:
- the mshB gene encoding N-acetyl-1-D-myo-inositol-2-amino-2-deoxy-alpha-D-glucopyranoside deacetylase, with amino-acid sequence MTPTPATPAANGLRALFVHAHPDDEAITTGGTIAALVAAGAEVRVITCTLGEEGEVIGDALSGLVADRADQLGGYRIGELGIALRALGVDRTRFLGGAGRWRDSGMAGTPSADHPRAFVRSGDEAVAELVAVLDDFRPHLVVTYDPRGGYGHPDHIRAHEVVHAAIEESAHRPDRVAWTVTARSELDRTHPEPPAHLRHAEPDELPSVPDSRLTHRVPLDDADYAAKLEALTGHATQLELVPGPEGEPWFLALTNGVLQSVPQVEWYIAHDRSGDDGAYVKCQLGSAHLFDGLRGDAS; translated from the coding sequence ATGACCCCGACGCCCGCGACCCCGGCCGCGAACGGGCTGCGCGCCCTGTTCGTGCACGCCCATCCCGACGACGAGGCGATCACCACCGGCGGCACGATCGCCGCGCTGGTCGCGGCCGGCGCCGAGGTCCGCGTGATCACCTGCACCCTCGGCGAGGAGGGGGAGGTCATCGGAGACGCGTTGTCCGGGCTCGTCGCCGACCGCGCCGACCAACTGGGCGGGTACCGGATCGGGGAACTCGGGATCGCGCTGCGCGCACTCGGCGTGGACCGCACCCGGTTCCTCGGCGGGGCCGGCCGCTGGCGGGACTCGGGGATGGCGGGCACGCCGTCGGCCGACCACCCGCGCGCGTTCGTCCGGTCCGGTGACGAGGCCGTCGCCGAGCTGGTGGCGGTCCTCGACGACTTCCGGCCCCACCTCGTGGTGACCTACGACCCCCGTGGCGGGTACGGACACCCGGACCACATCCGGGCCCACGAGGTGGTGCACGCCGCGATCGAGGAGTCCGCCCACCGGCCCGACCGCGTGGCGTGGACCGTCACCGCACGCTCCGAGCTCGACCGCACGCACCCCGAGCCGCCCGCCCACCTCCGTCACGCCGAACCGGACGAACTGCCGTCCGTGCCGGACTCGCGCCTCACCCACCGCGTCCCGCTGGACGACGCGGACTACGCCGCCAAGCTGGAGGCCCTCACCGGGCACGCCACCCAGCTCGAGCTCGTGCCCGGGCCGGAGGGGGAGCCGTGGTTCCTCGCCCTGACCAACGGTGTGCTGCAGTCCGTGCCGCAGGTGGAGTGGTACATCGCCCACGATCGGTCCGGTGATGACGGGGCGTACGTCAAGTGCCAGCTGGGCTCCGCCCACCTGTTCGACGGCCTCCGCGGAGACGCGTCGTGA
- a CDS encoding ABC transporter substrate-binding protein, with protein MTAKGASARRRASATLGAALALVVVAGCVADPPPPTVVGDDRTDGTTVSLTDGGILLALDRVEEGFNPHLLADQGVDTDLVASLLLPSAFVSGVDGESVLNRDLLLSAAPLADAPETIRYTIDQQAQWSDGVPVAAEDFEYLWRQMTGQPGVVDPAGYERIVDVRSGAGGKVVDVVFESVPAHWRSLFQHLLPAHILRGAPDGFQGSMEALPVMSAGPFMIRAADIGRGEIEFVRNDRYWAGAPEIEQIVVRRATGPGQLGAALRDGPGSMALVPATPVATDVSETVPGAAGTPLAATAQLELAFNSVAPTVTDPAVRRAVAAALDPQVVGRIVTGEARPEVTSHPFPAGSAATTTADPALTERALTGAGFALTGPRWQRDGVPLSLTLGVDATDDRAVTAAYTVADQLRGAGIGTRVWELGSTALHADALPHGLVDAVVGWQSTDGEPELVAVSRFACAPTATRPGSGTSASASGSAAESEGATTTPARPRTTVPSLTPPEPDTGRSPRRRTTDTSASAGATSTTPTTPSRTIGRDATARASDVSGICDPALDRALGVSGGGTAGPTPAPDLVAAGELVADLALRVPLVRPTLLLATEGVDVSGPGADPVGGGAQAARPVTDVFDTAPTWRRTG; from the coding sequence GTGACGGCGAAGGGGGCGTCGGCGCGCCGGCGGGCATCTGCCACGCTGGGTGCCGCGCTCGCCCTCGTCGTCGTCGCCGGGTGCGTCGCCGACCCCCCACCCCCGACGGTCGTGGGTGACGACCGCACCGACGGCACCACCGTCAGCCTCACGGACGGCGGCATTCTCCTCGCGCTCGACCGCGTCGAGGAGGGTTTCAACCCCCACCTCCTCGCCGACCAGGGCGTGGACACCGACCTCGTCGCCTCGCTGTTGCTCCCCAGCGCGTTCGTCTCCGGCGTCGACGGCGAGTCCGTCCTCAACCGCGACCTGCTGCTGTCCGCGGCGCCGCTGGCGGACGCCCCGGAGACCATCCGCTACACCATCGACCAGCAGGCCCAGTGGTCCGACGGCGTCCCCGTGGCCGCCGAGGACTTCGAGTACCTGTGGCGGCAGATGACCGGTCAGCCCGGCGTCGTCGACCCCGCCGGCTACGAGCGGATCGTCGACGTACGCTCCGGCGCCGGCGGGAAGGTCGTCGACGTCGTCTTCGAGTCCGTACCCGCGCACTGGCGGTCGCTCTTCCAGCACCTGCTGCCCGCGCACATCCTCAGGGGCGCCCCCGACGGGTTCCAGGGCTCGATGGAGGCGCTGCCGGTGATGAGCGCGGGGCCGTTCATGATCCGTGCCGCGGACATCGGCCGTGGTGAGATCGAGTTCGTCCGCAACGACCGCTACTGGGCCGGGGCGCCGGAGATCGAGCAGATCGTCGTCCGCCGCGCGACCGGCCCCGGCCAGCTCGGAGCGGCCCTGCGTGACGGTCCGGGGTCGATGGCCCTGGTCCCCGCGACGCCGGTTGCCACGGACGTCTCCGAGACCGTCCCCGGGGCGGCGGGCACGCCGCTGGCCGCCACCGCCCAGCTCGAGTTGGCGTTCAACTCCGTCGCCCCGACCGTGACCGACCCCGCGGTCCGTCGCGCCGTCGCCGCGGCGCTCGACCCGCAGGTGGTCGGACGGATCGTCACGGGGGAGGCGCGGCCCGAGGTGACGTCCCATCCGTTCCCGGCCGGGTCCGCCGCCACCACGACCGCCGATCCCGCGCTGACCGAACGCGCGCTGACGGGAGCCGGTTTCGCCCTGACCGGTCCGCGCTGGCAGCGCGACGGTGTCCCGCTCTCCCTCACGCTCGGCGTCGACGCCACCGACGACCGCGCTGTGACCGCCGCGTACACCGTCGCCGATCAGCTGCGCGGCGCCGGGATCGGTACCCGGGTGTGGGAACTCGGGTCAACGGCCCTGCACGCCGACGCGTTGCCGCACGGCCTGGTCGACGCCGTCGTGGGCTGGCAGAGCACCGACGGCGAGCCGGAGCTCGTCGCCGTCTCACGCTTCGCCTGCGCCCCGACCGCGACCCGACCGGGATCGGGGACGTCCGCATCCGCGTCCGGATCGGCGGCGGAGTCGGAGGGGGCGACCACGACACCGGCCCGGCCCCGCACGACCGTGCCGAGCCTGACCCCGCCCGAGCCGGACACCGGTCGGAGCCCCCGGCGCCGCACCACCGACACGAGCGCGAGCGCCGGCGCGACCAGCACCACCCCGACCACCCCGTCCCGGACGATCGGCCGGGACGCCACCGCCCGCGCCTCCGACGTCTCCGGGATCTGCGATCCCGCGCTCGACCGCGCGTTGGGCGTGTCCGGCGGGGGCACGGCGGGTCCGACGCCCGCACCCGATCTGGTCGCGGCGGGGGAACTCGTCGCCGATCTGGCGCTGCGGGTGCCGCTCGTGCGCCCCACCCTGCTGCTGGCCACCGAGGGGGTAGACGTGAGCGGGCCCGGCGCCGACCCCGTCGGCGGCGGGGCTCAGGCCGCGCGGCCGGTCACCGACGTCTTCGACACCGCACCCACCTGGAGGAGGACCGGATGA
- the typA gene encoding translational GTPase TypA, translating to MAQTEFRNVAIVAHVDHGKTTLVDAMLRQSGAFDERAELVDRVMDSGDLEREKGITILAKNTAVRRPGAGSGGADLVLNIIDTPGHADFGGEVERGLSMVDGVVLLIDSSEGPLPQTRFVLRKALAASLPVIIVVNKTDRPDARIDEVVEEAQDLLLDLASDLEDPDAQAAAERALELPVVFASGRAGKASTTQPANGQEPDAENLDDFFTLLYDVIPAPRGDADAPLQAHVTNLDASNFLGRIGLVRIHNGRLRKGQQVAWIHHLPDGETETKSVRISELLATEGVERVPTEEAVAGDIVAVAGISDIMIGDTLADPENPVALPAITVDEPAISMTIGVNTSPLAGRNGGTKLTARMVKARLDQELVGNVSLKVLDTERPDDWEVQGRGEMALSILVETMRREGFELTVGKPQVVTKRIDGKVHEPMEHMTIDVPEEYLGAVTQLMAARKGRMEQMSNHGTGWVRMEFLVPARGLIGFRTTFMTETRGSGIANSVSAGYEPWVGEIRSRHTGSLVADRAGKATAFALLGLADRGDFFIEPGSEVYEGVVVGENPRSEDMDVNITKEKKLTNMRSATSDATETLQKHRNLSLEEAMEFCAGDECVEVGPEAIRVRKVALTATERAKARSKAKSRDKASAN from the coding sequence ATGGCCCAGACCGAGTTCCGTAACGTCGCGATCGTCGCGCACGTCGACCACGGGAAGACGACCCTCGTCGACGCGATGCTGCGTCAGTCGGGCGCATTCGACGAACGTGCCGAGCTCGTGGACCGCGTGATGGACTCGGGGGACCTGGAGCGCGAGAAGGGCATCACGATCCTCGCGAAGAACACCGCCGTCCGTCGCCCGGGCGCGGGCTCCGGCGGTGCCGACCTCGTGCTCAACATCATCGACACCCCCGGCCACGCCGACTTCGGCGGCGAGGTGGAGCGCGGCCTGTCGATGGTCGACGGCGTCGTGCTGCTCATCGACTCGTCCGAGGGGCCCCTGCCCCAGACCCGCTTCGTCCTGCGCAAGGCGCTCGCCGCGTCGCTGCCGGTGATCATCGTGGTCAACAAGACCGACCGCCCGGACGCCCGTATCGACGAGGTGGTGGAGGAGGCCCAGGACCTCCTGCTGGACCTCGCCTCGGATCTCGAGGACCCCGACGCCCAGGCCGCCGCCGAGCGCGCCCTCGAGCTGCCGGTCGTGTTCGCCTCCGGGCGCGCGGGCAAGGCCTCGACCACCCAGCCGGCCAACGGCCAGGAGCCGGACGCCGAGAACCTGGACGACTTCTTCACGCTCCTCTACGACGTCATCCCCGCCCCCCGCGGCGACGCCGACGCGCCGCTGCAGGCGCACGTGACCAACCTGGACGCGTCCAACTTCCTCGGCCGTATCGGCCTGGTCCGCATCCACAACGGTCGCCTCCGCAAGGGCCAGCAGGTCGCGTGGATCCACCACCTGCCGGACGGCGAGACGGAGACCAAGTCGGTCCGGATCTCCGAGCTCCTCGCGACCGAGGGCGTCGAGCGGGTCCCCACCGAGGAGGCCGTGGCCGGTGACATCGTCGCGGTCGCCGGCATCAGCGACATCATGATCGGCGACACCCTCGCCGACCCGGAGAACCCGGTCGCGCTGCCCGCCATCACCGTCGACGAGCCCGCCATCTCCATGACCATCGGCGTCAACACGTCCCCGCTCGCCGGCCGCAACGGCGGCACCAAGCTCACCGCACGGATGGTCAAGGCGCGTCTCGACCAGGAGCTCGTGGGCAACGTCTCCCTCAAGGTGCTCGACACCGAGCGCCCCGACGACTGGGAGGTGCAGGGTCGTGGTGAGATGGCGCTGTCCATCCTCGTCGAGACGATGCGCCGCGAGGGGTTCGAGCTCACCGTGGGCAAGCCGCAGGTGGTCACCAAGCGTATCGACGGCAAGGTCCACGAGCCGATGGAACATATGACCATCGACGTGCCCGAGGAGTACCTCGGCGCGGTCACCCAGCTCATGGCCGCCCGCAAGGGCCGTATGGAGCAGATGAGCAACCACGGCACCGGATGGGTCCGGATGGAGTTCCTCGTCCCGGCCCGCGGCCTCATCGGCTTCCGCACGACCTTCATGACCGAGACGCGCGGCTCCGGTATCGCCAACTCCGTCTCCGCCGGCTACGAGCCGTGGGTCGGGGAGATCCGCTCGCGGCACACCGGCTCCCTCGTGGCCGACCGCGCGGGCAAGGCCACCGCGTTCGCGCTGCTCGGCCTCGCCGACCGCGGCGACTTCTTCATCGAGCCCGGCTCCGAGGTGTACGAGGGCGTCGTCGTGGGTGAGAACCCGCGCTCCGAGGACATGGACGTCAACATCACCAAGGAGAAGAAGCTGACCAACATGCGGTCGGCCACCTCCGACGCCACCGAGACGCTGCAGAAGCACCGCAACCTCTCGCTCGAGGAGGCCATGGAGTTCTGCGCCGGCGACGAGTGCGTCGAGGTCGGCCCGGAGGCGATCCGCGTGCGCAAGGTCGCGCTCACCGCGACCGAGCGGGCCAAGGCCCGCAGCAAGGCCAAGTCGCGCGACAAGGCCTCGGCCAACTGA
- a CDS encoding SIR2 family NAD-dependent protein deacylase, with protein sequence MTGGGTGHDRPGHDPDQVLTEARLALSGGGPLVVLTGAGMSAESGVPTFRDAQTGLWERYDPTALATPEAWAHDRDTVWAWYRWREHLVSRAQPNAGHLAVSRAQDRRDVTVVTQNVDDLHERAGSRRVHHVHGSLFAHRCDTCGAPLDVGPPPDDPVDRLTPPGCDRCDGRARPGVVWFGEMLPHDPWEAAVDAVTSAAAVLVVGTSGLVHPAASLPGLAADTGLPVVEVNPGPSGLGPEVSVHVRSTAGEALPALLDG encoded by the coding sequence GTGACGGGCGGAGGTACCGGGCACGATCGGCCCGGTCACGACCCGGACCAGGTACTGACCGAGGCCCGTCTCGCCCTCTCTGGCGGCGGGCCTCTGGTCGTGCTCACGGGCGCCGGCATGAGCGCGGAGAGCGGTGTGCCCACGTTCCGTGACGCGCAGACCGGCCTGTGGGAGCGCTACGACCCCACCGCCCTGGCCACCCCGGAGGCGTGGGCACACGACCGCGACACGGTCTGGGCCTGGTACCGCTGGCGCGAGCACCTCGTCTCCCGTGCGCAGCCGAACGCCGGGCACCTCGCCGTGTCCCGCGCGCAGGACCGGCGCGACGTCACGGTGGTCACGCAGAACGTCGACGATCTGCACGAGCGTGCAGGCTCACGGCGCGTGCACCACGTCCACGGGAGCCTCTTCGCCCACCGGTGCGACACCTGCGGGGCGCCGCTGGACGTCGGTCCCCCGCCGGACGACCCGGTCGACCGGCTCACCCCGCCGGGCTGCGACCGCTGCGACGGCCGGGCGCGCCCCGGGGTCGTGTGGTTCGGCGAGATGCTCCCCCACGACCCCTGGGAGGCCGCGGTGGACGCGGTCACCTCGGCCGCGGCGGTCCTCGTCGTCGGCACCTCCGGCCTGGTCCATCCCGCGGCGTCCCTGCCCGGTCTCGCCGCCGACACCGGGCTCCCGGTCGTCGAGGTGAACCCCGGGCCGTCGGGGCTCGGCCCCGAGGTGTCGGTCCACGTGCGCTCGACGGCGGGCGAGGCGCTGCCGGCACTCCTGGACGGCTGA
- the aqpZ gene encoding aquaporin Z, whose amino-acid sequence MPSTPPVARPLTAVIAAELVGTFWLVLGGCGTAVFAAVQIATADTRDIPVGVGYLGVAIAFGLTVLTGAYAFGHISGGHFNPAVTVGAAVAGRLPWTKAPVYIVSQVVGGLIAGALILVVASGKDGFEATGRMAANGYGANSPDGYGLLSALLIEIVLTAIFVWVILGSTDRRAPAGFAPAAIGLTLTLIHLISIPVTNTSVNPARSTAVAFFNGDGAPGQLWLFWAAPIAGALVAGALYGPLFGERARSATR is encoded by the coding sequence GTGCCGTCCACACCGCCCGTCGCGCGTCCGCTCACCGCCGTCATCGCCGCCGAACTGGTCGGTACCTTCTGGCTCGTCCTCGGCGGGTGCGGCACCGCCGTGTTCGCGGCAGTGCAGATCGCCACCGCCGATACCCGGGACATTCCCGTGGGCGTCGGATACCTCGGCGTCGCCATCGCGTTCGGACTTACCGTCCTCACGGGCGCGTACGCGTTCGGCCACATCTCGGGCGGGCACTTCAACCCGGCGGTGACCGTGGGCGCCGCGGTCGCCGGGCGCCTGCCCTGGACCAAAGCTCCCGTCTACATCGTGAGCCAGGTCGTCGGCGGCCTGATCGCGGGGGCACTGATCCTCGTGGTCGCCAGCGGCAAGGACGGGTTCGAGGCCACCGGGCGGATGGCCGCCAACGGTTACGGGGCCAACTCACCCGACGGCTACGGGCTCCTGTCGGCCCTGCTCATCGAAATCGTCCTCACGGCGATATTCGTGTGGGTCATCCTCGGCTCTACCGATCGCCGGGCTCCCGCCGGCTTCGCGCCCGCGGCCATCGGCCTCACTCTCACACTGATCCACCTCATCTCGATCCCTGTCACCAACACCTCGGTGAATCCGGCACGATCCACCGCCGTGGCATTCTTCAACGGCGACGGCGCCCCCGGCCAGCTGTGGCTGTTCTGGGCGGCCCCGATCGCGGGCGCACTCGTCGCCGGAGCCCTGTACGGCCCGCTGTTCGGCGAGCGCGCCCGGAGCGCGACGCGCTGA
- a CDS encoding acetyl-CoA hydrolase/transferase family protein: protein MSTVEYEELPAEAVLDHVTPGMHVISPIQNAAPPALLRALDAGADGLTDVTVHYMDPWESLPFMEGAYPGRLRHVDYFLGPGSRENFHRGHCDLVPVDFAQVPATLREFSPPGLAITTVSEIDEHGFFSMGTNADYVASFIGQVPFFVEVNAHMPRTFGRNHIHISQVVGVARNDTPMITVDVPPPGGVDHAIADVIAERVPDGACLQLGVGKLPNAVLSRLTGHRHLGIHTEALSDGVMELVEAGVIDGSRKTGRPFKHVTTFALGSQRLMDWLHDNPSVAMLPVDIVNDPRVIGQEHNLYSINATSEVDLFGQAASETIGGRYWSGAGGQADFARGCRFSPGGHGFIVTPSQTSKGVSRISLSLTPGSPVTTHKNIIENVVTEHGIASLRGKSVAQRAAALISIAHPDHRERLSREARDAGLLPRVLL from the coding sequence ATGAGCACGGTCGAGTACGAGGAGCTGCCCGCGGAGGCGGTCCTCGACCACGTGACGCCGGGGATGCACGTCATCTCGCCGATCCAGAACGCCGCGCCCCCGGCGCTCCTGCGGGCCCTGGACGCCGGGGCGGACGGACTGACGGACGTCACGGTGCACTACATGGACCCGTGGGAGTCGCTGCCGTTCATGGAGGGGGCGTATCCCGGCCGGCTGCGCCACGTCGACTACTTCCTGGGGCCGGGCTCGCGGGAGAACTTCCATCGCGGGCACTGCGACCTCGTCCCGGTCGACTTCGCCCAGGTGCCCGCCACGTTGCGCGAGTTCTCGCCGCCCGGACTGGCGATCACGACCGTTTCGGAGATCGACGAGCACGGGTTCTTCTCGATGGGCACCAACGCCGACTACGTGGCGTCGTTCATCGGGCAGGTTCCCTTCTTCGTCGAGGTCAACGCCCACATGCCGCGGACGTTCGGACGCAATCACATCCACATCTCCCAGGTGGTGGGCGTCGCCCGGAACGACACACCGATGATCACCGTGGACGTCCCGCCGCCGGGCGGGGTCGACCACGCGATCGCGGACGTCATCGCCGAGCGCGTGCCGGACGGGGCGTGCCTGCAGCTCGGCGTGGGCAAGTTGCCGAACGCCGTCCTGTCGCGGTTGACCGGTCACCGGCACCTGGGCATCCACACGGAGGCGCTCTCCGACGGCGTCATGGAGCTGGTGGAGGCGGGGGTCATCGATGGCTCGCGGAAGACCGGACGCCCCTTCAAGCACGTCACGACCTTCGCCCTGGGGTCGCAGCGGCTGATGGACTGGCTGCACGACAACCCGTCGGTGGCGATGCTGCCCGTGGACATCGTCAACGACCCGCGGGTGATCGGACAGGAGCACAACCTGTATTCGATCAACGCGACCAGTGAGGTCGACCTGTTCGGACAGGCGGCGTCCGAGACGATCGGCGGTCGGTACTGGTCGGGGGCCGGCGGGCAGGCGGACTTCGCCCGTGGGTGCCGGTTCTCTCCGGGCGGGCACGGGTTCATCGTCACCCCCTCCCAGACATCGAAGGGGGTCAGCCGGATCTCCCTCTCGCTCACCCCGGGGAGCCCGGTGACCACGCACAAGAACATCATCGAGAACGTCGTCACCGAGCACGGCATCGCGTCGCTGCGAGGGAAGTCCGTGGCACAGCGGGCCGCGGCCCTGATCTCGATCGCGCACCCCGACCACCGGGAGCGGCTGAGCCGCGAGGCCAGGGACGCCGGGCTGCTACCACGGGTCCTTCTCTAG
- a CDS encoding LLM class F420-dependent oxidoreductase — MRFGLFLPQGWRLDLVDVPADRHWPVISDLAARADAGPWESVWVYDHMHTAPLTSSEATHEAWSLMSALGAVTSRVRLGQMCTCLGYRNPALLAKIAATVDHISGGRVEMGIGAGWYEHEWRAYGYGFPSAGERLGMLDEGVRIMREAWSQGVVSLEGEHYRVDGAIVQPQPLQPGGIPVWVAGGGERKTLRIAARHADYTNFDGTPDGFAHKAEVLRGHCADLGRDPSEITMTANYNVAIGETEKEVADRLASLRDRMARHVGADEAERQLGAYRGLPGVGTPEQIVEKLTALRDLGMDYGIFYFPEITTDTSGLELFEREVIPALS; from the coding sequence ATGCGATTCGGTCTCTTCCTGCCCCAGGGCTGGCGCCTCGATCTGGTCGACGTGCCGGCCGACCGCCACTGGCCCGTGATCTCCGATCTCGCCGCCCGCGCCGACGCCGGCCCGTGGGAGTCCGTGTGGGTCTACGACCACATGCACACCGCGCCCCTGACCTCGTCCGAGGCGACCCATGAGGCGTGGAGCCTGATGTCGGCGCTCGGCGCGGTGACCTCGCGGGTGCGGCTAGGCCAGATGTGCACGTGTCTCGGGTACCGCAACCCGGCCCTGCTCGCGAAGATCGCCGCGACGGTCGACCACATCTCCGGTGGCCGGGTGGAGATGGGGATCGGCGCGGGGTGGTACGAACACGAGTGGCGCGCGTACGGCTACGGCTTCCCGTCCGCCGGTGAACGTCTGGGGATGCTCGACGAGGGCGTGCGCATCATGCGCGAGGCCTGGTCGCAGGGCGTCGTGTCGCTGGAGGGCGAGCACTACCGGGTGGACGGGGCGATCGTGCAGCCGCAGCCGCTGCAGCCGGGCGGCATCCCCGTCTGGGTCGCGGGCGGGGGAGAGCGCAAGACCCTGCGGATCGCCGCCCGGCACGCCGACTACACGAACTTCGACGGCACCCCCGACGGTTTCGCCCACAAGGCGGAGGTCCTGCGCGGGCACTGCGCGGATCTGGGCCGCGACCCGTCGGAGATCACCATGACGGCCAACTACAACGTGGCCATCGGCGAGACGGAGAAGGAGGTCGCCGATCGGTTGGCGTCACTCCGGGACCGCATGGCCCGTCACGTGGGCGCGGACGAGGCGGAGCGCCAGCTGGGGGCGTACCGGGGCCTGCCCGGGGTCGGGACGCCGGAGCAGATCGTCGAGAAGCTCACCGCGCTGCGGGACCTGGGCATGGACTACGGCATCTTCTACTTCCCGGAGATCACGACCGACACCTCGGGCCTCGAGCTGTTCGAGCGAGAGGTCATCCCGGCGTTGAGCTGA
- a CDS encoding glucose-1-phosphate adenylyltransferase family protein: MAPLSVVTIVLAGGAGSRLRALTRDRAKPAVPYGGGYQLIDFSLSNAANSGLRDVWVVQQFHPVSLGSHLRSGRPWDLDRLDGGLLVLHPSQGTGRDGFHSGTADALWKQVEPLREAAPEVTVVLSADAVYRLDYDRLVRDHLESSAEVTMVTTRVDPGDAGRYGVVRVADDGTITDYAYKPDDPATDLICAEIFVFDTAALIRHLEEAHADVAADGGDADMGDIGDNVLPAMVGAGRAREWRHDEYWRDVGTVESYWAGHMDLLGEPPVHELDVPGWTLRTASAFSGPARTGPDAQVTASLVGHGAIVRGVVEHSVIGPGAVVEEGARVRDSVILPGAVVRSGARVETAVVDAGVEVPADARIGEPQPGADESTVRVALLGSAQDGARPSGFTLEAGKLDPPDDDEDSSV; this comes from the coding sequence ATGGCACCGTTGTCCGTGGTCACGATCGTCCTCGCCGGTGGCGCGGGATCCCGCCTCCGCGCCCTCACCCGGGACAGGGCCAAGCCGGCCGTGCCCTACGGCGGTGGGTACCAGCTCATCGACTTCTCGTTGAGCAACGCGGCCAACTCGGGCCTGAGAGATGTCTGGGTGGTCCAGCAGTTCCACCCGGTGTCACTGGGTTCTCATCTGCGCAGCGGCCGCCCGTGGGATCTCGATCGTCTGGATGGGGGCCTGCTGGTCCTGCACCCGTCGCAGGGGACCGGCCGCGACGGGTTCCACTCGGGGACTGCCGACGCGCTGTGGAAGCAGGTCGAGCCGCTACGTGAGGCCGCCCCGGAGGTGACCGTCGTGCTCAGTGCCGACGCGGTGTACCGCCTCGACTACGACCGTCTGGTCCGCGACCACCTGGAGTCCTCCGCCGAGGTCACGATGGTCACCACCCGCGTCGACCCGGGGGACGCGGGCCGCTACGGGGTGGTCCGCGTGGCCGACGACGGCACGATCACCGACTACGCGTACAAGCCCGACGACCCGGCCACCGACCTCATCTGCGCGGAGATCTTCGTCTTCGACACCGCCGCCCTGATCCGGCACCTCGAGGAGGCGCACGCGGACGTCGCCGCCGACGGGGGTGACGCCGACATGGGCGACATCGGCGACAACGTCCTTCCGGCGATGGTCGGGGCCGGGCGGGCCCGTGAGTGGCGGCACGACGAGTACTGGCGCGATGTGGGCACCGTCGAGTCGTACTGGGCGGGGCACATGGATCTGCTCGGTGAGCCCCCCGTGCACGAGCTCGACGTCCCGGGGTGGACGTTGCGGACCGCGTCGGCGTTCAGCGGACCGGCCAGGACGGGCCCGGACGCCCAGGTGACGGCGTCGCTGGTCGGTCACGGCGCGATCGTGCGTGGAGTCGTGGAGCACTCGGTGATCGGACCCGGAGCCGTCGTCGAGGAGGGGGCGCGGGTCCGCGACAGTGTGATCCTGCCCGGCGCCGTGGTGCGTTCCGGGGCGCGGGTGGAGACCGCCGTCGTCGACGCCGGGGTCGAGGTGCCGGCCGATGCGCGCATCGGGGAACCGCAGCCGGGCGCCGACGAGTCCACGGTGCGGGTGGCGCTGTTGGGCTCCGCGCAGGACGGGGCGCGGCCGTCCGGCTTCACCCTGGAGGCGGGGAAACTGGATCCGCCCGACGACGACGAGGACTCCAGCGTCTGA